From the genome of Calidithermus timidus DSM 17022, one region includes:
- a CDS encoding response regulator transcription factor: MALVLVVEDEPEIAEILEGYLRRDGYRTERAADGRSALNLYRAARPDLILLDIQIPELDGLEVLRRVRSDGNTPVIMVTARAEDLDKLLGLELGADDYITKPFSPREVVARVKAVLRRTHSSEGPKPVLRAGPLEVDLEQVVARVDGVRLELTPTEFRLLETLARSPGRAFSRAELLEAAHPDSDALERVVDVHMKNLRKKLEAAGAPNLLETVRGVGYRLWVPT; this comes from the coding sequence ATGGCGCTGGTGCTGGTGGTCGAAGACGAGCCCGAGATCGCGGAGATCCTCGAGGGCTACCTGCGCCGCGACGGATACCGTACCGAGCGGGCTGCCGATGGCCGCAGTGCCCTCAACCTCTACCGCGCGGCCAGACCCGACCTGATCCTGCTCGACATCCAGATCCCCGAACTCGACGGCCTCGAGGTGCTACGCCGGGTGCGCTCCGATGGCAACACCCCTGTGATTATGGTCACTGCCCGCGCCGAGGACCTCGACAAGCTCCTGGGGCTGGAGCTGGGAGCCGACGACTACATCACCAAGCCCTTCAGCCCGCGCGAGGTGGTGGCGCGGGTTAAGGCGGTGCTGCGGCGCACCCACTCCTCCGAAGGACCCAAGCCGGTGCTGCGCGCCGGGCCGCTGGAGGTGGACCTCGAGCAGGTGGTGGCGCGGGTGGATGGCGTGAGGCTCGAGCTCACCCCCACCGAGTTCCGCCTGCTGGAGACGCTGGCGCGCTCGCCAGGCCGTGCCTTCAGCCGTGCAGAGCTACTCGAGGCCGCCCACCCCGACTCCGACGCGCTGGAGCGGGTGGTAGACGTGCACATGAAGAACCTGCGCAAGAAGCTGGAAGCCGCCGGAGCCCCCAACCTGCTGGAGACGGTGCGGGGCGTGGGCTACCGGCTGTGGGTGCCAACATGA
- the pfkA gene encoding 6-phosphofructokinase, with protein MKRIGVFTSGGDAPGMNAAIRAVVRAGTAHGLEIVGIRRGYQGMIDGDFIVLGPRDVANTLQRGGTILLTARSKEFMSEEGRAKAARNLKDARIDGVVCIGGDGSYRGAWKLAEEHRIPIVGAPGTIDNDLYGTDYTIGFDTAVNTALDAIDRIRDTAASHERVFFIEVMGRHAGFIALEVGIAGGAEVIVLPEDPTSASACAQVIADSASKGKRSSIVVVAEGGYAGGAEALARDVKLCSGIEGRVTILGHIQRGGSPTAIDRVLASRLGAACVEALLSGASGVGIGLVNDEIRLTPFKEAVEKRKDINRRKYELARMLAL; from the coding sequence ATGAAGCGAATCGGTGTGTTTACCAGCGGCGGCGACGCCCCTGGCATGAATGCGGCCATTCGGGCAGTGGTGCGAGCCGGCACGGCGCATGGCCTGGAGATCGTGGGCATCCGGCGCGGCTACCAGGGCATGATCGATGGAGATTTCATCGTGCTGGGGCCGCGCGACGTGGCCAACACCCTTCAGCGTGGCGGTACCATACTGCTCACGGCCCGCAGCAAGGAGTTCATGAGCGAGGAGGGCCGGGCCAAAGCTGCGCGAAACCTCAAGGATGCCCGGATCGACGGGGTGGTCTGCATCGGCGGCGACGGCAGTTACCGGGGTGCTTGGAAGCTGGCCGAGGAGCACCGCATCCCCATCGTGGGTGCGCCGGGCACCATCGACAATGACCTCTACGGCACCGACTACACCATCGGTTTCGACACCGCCGTCAACACCGCCCTCGACGCCATCGACCGCATCCGCGACACCGCCGCCAGCCACGAGCGGGTGTTCTTCATCGAGGTGATGGGGCGGCACGCCGGGTTCATCGCGCTCGAGGTCGGCATCGCCGGGGGCGCCGAGGTGATCGTGCTCCCCGAAGACCCCACCTCCGCCAGCGCGTGCGCCCAGGTGATCGCCGATTCCGCCAGCAAGGGCAAGCGCTCTTCCATCGTGGTGGTGGCCGAGGGCGGCTACGCAGGCGGAGCCGAGGCCCTGGCCCGCGATGTGAAGCTGTGCTCGGGCATAGAAGGCCGCGTGACCATCCTGGGCCATATCCAGCGCGGCGGCAGCCCCACCGCCATCGACCGCGTGCTCGCCAGCCGTCTGGGCGCCGCCTGCGTGGAGGCGCTGCTATCCGGAGCCAGCGGCGTAGGAATTGGCTTGGTCAACGACGAAATCCGGCTCACCCCCTTCAAGGAAGCCGTCGAAAAGCGCAAGGACATCAACCGGCGCAAGTACGAGTTGGCGAGGATGCTGGCGCTTTGA
- a CDS encoding HAD family hydrolase → MKRAVLFDVGDTLILGHPKLWLWPLLQERGLAEKADGSRLMEAVMAAYRVYNERHMQATTIEAALPVWAEFHRTLLSGIGLGEHAGEISGFLCENWRNPKVWPLTPGAKEVLGELKGRGYKLGVVSNWDALLPGVLEATGLAPFFDFVAASALVGAAKPDPRIFRVALEGLGVEPHQALHVGDSPDDLGGAAAAGVEALLFDPYRRNPEALHELSGVLERLEA, encoded by the coding sequence ATGAAACGCGCCGTACTCTTCGACGTGGGCGATACCCTCATCCTCGGGCATCCCAAGCTCTGGTTGTGGCCCTTGCTTCAGGAGCGGGGGTTGGCCGAGAAGGCCGATGGCTCGAGGCTCATGGAAGCCGTGATGGCTGCGTATCGGGTCTACAACGAGCGGCACATGCAGGCTACCACCATCGAAGCCGCCCTGCCGGTCTGGGCCGAGTTTCACCGTACCCTGCTCTCAGGCATCGGTTTGGGAGAGCACGCTGGGGAGATCTCGGGCTTCCTGTGCGAGAACTGGCGGAACCCCAAAGTGTGGCCGCTCACGCCGGGGGCCAAGGAGGTGCTGGGCGAGCTGAAGGGGCGAGGCTACAAGCTGGGGGTGGTCTCCAACTGGGACGCGCTGCTGCCGGGGGTGCTCGAGGCCACCGGGCTGGCCCCCTTCTTCGACTTCGTGGCCGCCTCCGCGCTGGTGGGCGCAGCCAAGCCCGACCCCCGCATCTTCCGGGTGGCCCTGGAGGGTCTGGGGGTCGAACCCCACCAGGCGTTGCACGTCGGAGATTCCCCCGACGACCTGGGTGGCGCCGCCGCCGCCGGGGTGGAGGCCCTCCTCTTCGACCCCTACCGCCGTAACCCCGAGGCCCTGCACGAGCTCTCGGGCGTGCTCGAGCGCTTGGAGGCCTGA
- the rsmI gene encoding 16S rRNA (cytidine(1402)-2'-O)-methyltransferase, with amino-acid sequence MRLVLVPTPIGNLEDITLRALRVLKEAEVVACEDTRRTGLLLRHYGIAKPTLRLDQHTIRRARELLEGYSYVAYATDAGTPGISDPGAELVALGLKAGWQVEVLPGPTALIVALVASGLPTARFAFEGFLPQKASERRERLKSIATGRTVVLYEAPHRLRETLEQLIQLYGPDHPVAVARELSKLHEEVFRGSLGEALAHFGEPRGEFVLVLAPRAELESPAPDAQELLERLRAQGLRGKALVKALVEAGIPRNQAYTLAHGAPA; translated from the coding sequence ATGCGCCTGGTGCTCGTTCCCACCCCCATCGGCAACCTCGAGGACATCACCCTGCGAGCCCTGCGGGTGCTCAAGGAGGCCGAGGTGGTGGCCTGCGAGGACACCCGCCGCACCGGCCTCCTGCTCAGGCACTACGGCATCGCCAAGCCCACCCTGCGGCTCGACCAGCACACCATAAGGCGGGCCAGGGAGCTGCTGGAGGGCTATAGCTACGTGGCCTACGCCACCGACGCCGGGACTCCCGGCATCTCCGACCCCGGCGCGGAACTGGTGGCGCTGGGGCTAAAAGCGGGTTGGCAGGTCGAGGTGCTGCCCGGCCCCACCGCGCTGATCGTGGCCCTGGTGGCCTCGGGGCTGCCCACCGCCCGCTTCGCCTTCGAGGGCTTTTTACCCCAGAAAGCCTCCGAGCGGCGCGAGCGCCTAAAGAGCATCGCCACGGGCCGCACGGTGGTGCTCTACGAAGCCCCCCACCGTCTACGGGAGACCCTCGAGCAGCTGATCCAGCTCTACGGCCCCGACCACCCCGTCGCCGTAGCCCGCGAGCTCTCCAAGCTACACGAGGAGGTCTTTCGCGGCAGCCTCGGCGAGGCCCTAGCCCACTTCGGCGAGCCCAGGGGGGAGTTCGTGCTGGTGCTCGCCCCAAGGGCAGAGCTCGAGTCCCCCGCGCCAGACGCCCAGGAGCTGCTCGAGCGCCTGCGCGCCCAGGGTTTGCGTGGCAAAGCCCTGGTCAAGGCCCTGGTCGAGGCTGGTATACCGCGCAACCAGGCTTATACTTTGGCTCATGGCGCTCCGGCCTGA
- a CDS encoding carboxymuconolactone decarboxylase family protein → MSVRRAIWGDKFEAIEHSLSEVDADLYGYIRDFAYEEVLARDGLDLKTRELLAITSLIALGSPKELATHLEGALLNGASEREIRETIIQSALFVGFPNALGAMKMFHALLRKRSEA, encoded by the coding sequence ATGAGCGTTCGCAGAGCCATCTGGGGGGATAAATTCGAGGCCATCGAGCACAGCCTCAGCGAGGTCGACGCCGACCTCTACGGCTACATTCGCGACTTCGCCTACGAGGAGGTGCTCGCTCGCGATGGCCTTGACCTCAAGACCCGCGAACTGCTGGCCATCACCAGCCTCATCGCCCTGGGTTCGCCCAAGGAACTCGCCACCCACCTCGAGGGCGCTTTGCTCAACGGTGCTAGCGAGCGGGAGATCCGCGAAACCATCATCCAGTCGGCCCTCTTCGTGGGCTTTCCCAACGCGCTGGGGGCCATGAAGATGTTCCACGCCCTGCTGCGCAAGCGGAGCGAGGCATGA
- a CDS encoding TolC family protein, with protein MRRLWIGLVGVLWSASGLGLAQSLSLEAALAALPHTAEWQNAELTYESAMRSLEAAQAALGLKVTGSSSYSLGGSQGTSSSTSGQSLSLGASASMTVLPWSSAYDSLASAQRALERAALTRRDNRNSLVINLTSQYFALRQAQQAEALAQATVRLRENQLRVAQARYQAGQVSFTDFLSAQQDLDSARLDAASASGNLEIARQTLANLLGLAPSALGSLSSTPSVPSLPSTPLESLIEQAMSRRSDVLAALSRLQDAQASLASAQRDRWLPDASLSLSYSNGNSGSSGGGNTSVTAGLNLKSGSASLGTSIPLLSSATSTGTSASSWSLGLSLALPILAPSSDAQINSAQTALELAQLALQSARKSAELDVRQKYLAAQSALAKVGLAQSALESATKNLETAEARLKAGTGTALEVQSAQVSRQQAQNNLETTTAQAYLAWLSLHSALGTDLTTLTNPSGGNP; from the coding sequence ATGCGAAGATTATGGATTGGACTGGTGGGGGTACTGTGGAGTGCGTCCGGCTTGGGCTTGGCGCAGAGCCTGAGCCTGGAAGCCGCTCTGGCTGCACTACCCCACACAGCAGAGTGGCAAAATGCTGAACTGACATACGAAAGCGCGATGCGTTCGCTGGAGGCAGCCCAAGCCGCATTGGGGTTGAAAGTGACGGGTAGCAGCAGCTATAGCCTGGGGGGCAGTCAGGGTACATCCTCCTCCACCTCCGGCCAGAGTCTCAGCCTGGGAGCCAGTGCCTCCATGACGGTACTGCCCTGGTCGAGCGCCTACGATAGCCTCGCCAGCGCTCAGCGGGCCCTGGAGCGCGCCGCCCTCACCCGGCGCGACAATCGCAACTCCCTGGTTATCAACCTCACCTCCCAGTACTTCGCCCTGCGCCAGGCCCAGCAGGCCGAAGCTCTGGCCCAGGCCACTGTGCGCCTGCGGGAAAACCAGCTGCGCGTGGCCCAAGCCCGCTATCAGGCTGGCCAAGTCAGCTTCACCGACTTCCTCAGCGCACAACAGGATCTCGACAGCGCTCGGCTCGACGCCGCCAGCGCTAGCGGCAACCTCGAGATCGCCCGCCAGACCCTCGCCAACCTCCTGGGCCTAGCCCCTTCGGCCCTAGGCAGCCTAAGCAGCACCCCCAGCGTCCCTTCTCTGCCCAGCACCCCCCTGGAGAGCCTGATCGAGCAGGCCATGAGCCGCCGCTCCGATGTGCTCGCAGCCCTCTCCAGGCTGCAGGATGCCCAGGCCAGCCTGGCCAGCGCCCAGCGCGACCGCTGGCTGCCCGACGCCTCCCTCAGCCTCAGCTACAGCAACGGCAACTCAGGAAGCAGCGGAGGTGGGAACACCTCAGTCACAGCAGGGCTGAACCTCAAGAGCGGCTCCGCCAGCCTGGGCACCTCCATCCCCCTCCTCTCCAGCGCTACGTCCACGGGTACCTCGGCAAGCAGCTGGAGCCTGGGGCTCTCGCTAGCCCTGCCCATCCTCGCGCCCAGCTCCGATGCCCAGATCAACAGCGCCCAGACCGCCCTCGAGCTGGCCCAGCTCGCCCTGCAGAGCGCACGCAAGTCAGCAGAGCTGGACGTGCGTCAGAAGTACCTGGCAGCCCAGAGTGCCCTGGCCAAGGTCGGCCTAGCCCAAAGCGCCCTGGAAAGCGCTACTAAAAACTTAGAAACTGCCGAGGCTCGCCTCAAAGCCGGCACCGGCACTGCCCTCGAGGTGCAGAGTGCCCAGGTAAGTCGCCAACAAGCCCAGAACAACCTCGAGACCACCACCGCCCAGGCCTACCTGGCCTGGCTCAGCCTGCACAGCGCCCTTGGCACCGACCTCACCACCCTCACCAACCCTAGCGGAGGCAATCCATGA
- a CDS encoding GNAT family N-acetyltransferase produces MNIRPFDYSDADYELYVRLSNAVYPDQPRTLEALRHFDATKGPGEIAQTFFIEQAGQAVGWFAFMTPRFNPLSGQLEVEWGLLPGHEPLSEALWGALERELARHRPGALVTRVREDWPQAAFYMARGFEVYDRMWPSTLDLGRFDPAPFQRPLPESIRIGTLADLDYHSEAVQRRYYALVTALLRDVPSAQPVELWPFELWQERSMKDKNLIPEANFIAFEGEAMVGVSQLWRSPRPQTLQTGLTGVLPSHRRRGIALALKLRALEYARQQGYRYVRTNNHQVNRPMLALNEALGFEKGPAQLHLKKSLFVKEEL; encoded by the coding sequence GTGAACATCCGGCCTTTCGACTACAGCGACGCCGACTATGAGCTCTACGTGCGGCTTTCCAACGCCGTGTACCCCGACCAGCCCCGCACCCTGGAGGCCCTTCGCCACTTCGACGCCACCAAGGGCCCCGGTGAGATCGCCCAGACCTTCTTTATCGAGCAAGCTGGCCAGGCGGTGGGCTGGTTCGCCTTCATGACCCCCCGCTTCAACCCGCTGTCGGGGCAACTCGAGGTGGAGTGGGGCTTGCTGCCAGGCCACGAACCCCTGAGCGAGGCGCTGTGGGGGGCGCTCGAGCGCGAGCTCGCCCGCCATCGCCCTGGGGCGCTGGTGACGCGGGTGCGCGAGGACTGGCCCCAGGCCGCCTTCTACATGGCGCGTGGCTTCGAGGTCTACGACCGCATGTGGCCCAGCACCCTCGACCTGGGACGCTTCGATCCCGCTCCCTTCCAACGGCCCCTGCCCGAGTCCATCCGGATTGGCACCTTGGCCGACCTGGACTACCACAGCGAGGCGGTACAGCGGCGCTACTACGCCCTCGTCACCGCCCTGCTGCGCGATGTGCCCTCGGCGCAGCCGGTGGAGCTGTGGCCCTTCGAGCTTTGGCAAGAGCGCTCCATGAAGGACAAGAACCTCATCCCCGAGGCCAATTTCATCGCCTTCGAGGGGGAGGCTATGGTGGGGGTATCGCAGCTGTGGCGCTCGCCGCGCCCGCAGACCCTCCAGACCGGCCTCACCGGGGTGCTGCCCTCGCACCGTCGCCGGGGCATCGCCTTGGCCCTCAAGCTGCGGGCCCTCGAGTACGCCCGGCAGCAGGGCTACCGCTACGTACGCACCAACAACCACCAGGTCAACCGCCCCATGCTCGCCCTCAACGAGGCGCTGGGCTTCGAGAAAGGGCCCGCCCAGCTCCACCTCAAGAAAAGCCTGTTCGTCAAGGAGGAGTTGTGA
- a CDS encoding TolC family protein has translation MIRTLFVVFLALFSPALAQSSLSLVQALQQAYAQGPSLQSAQATLQNALLQLNALKADPSTLIVARTQAEQNAELARVNLEATRLSVMQSVVNAYVGLYEGLQNVELYQAQVALNQRNLDVAKARQAAGNATALDVARAQTTLDSSRQALTNAQAQIPILSAQLATLLGVSDLGSLSIAPPPTPPALQADINVLSKDLFTRLASVVQAQQAVDLAQLNVKLYDNDYTPAVNLESAKTTLLNNQRSLQIAQQNALTSLNNTYQAAQNAYKAIAIAQATVANAQKVVEQSQAALKAGTISALQLQTDQVSLKSAQYSLTQAQNSYWKALAAFSVAAGQDFTGLVKAASTP, from the coding sequence ATGATACGAACCCTGTTTGTCGTCTTCCTTGCCCTTTTCTCACCGGCCCTCGCCCAAAGCTCCCTCTCCCTGGTCCAGGCCCTACAGCAGGCCTATGCTCAGGGTCCCTCGTTGCAGAGCGCCCAAGCCACACTGCAGAACGCCCTCCTACAGCTCAACGCCCTCAAGGCCGACCCCAGCACCCTGATTGTCGCCCGTACCCAGGCCGAGCAGAATGCCGAGCTGGCTAGGGTGAACCTCGAAGCCACCCGCCTGAGCGTGATGCAAAGCGTGGTCAATGCCTACGTGGGGCTGTATGAGGGCCTGCAAAACGTGGAGCTGTACCAGGCCCAAGTCGCCCTCAATCAGCGCAACCTCGACGTGGCCAAAGCCCGGCAGGCCGCCGGCAACGCTACCGCCCTAGACGTAGCCCGCGCCCAAACCACCCTCGACAGCTCGAGGCAGGCACTCACCAACGCCCAAGCCCAAATTCCCATCCTCTCAGCCCAACTGGCCACTTTGCTGGGGGTGAGCGATCTGGGCAGCCTCAGCATCGCCCCACCCCCCACTCCTCCCGCCCTGCAAGCCGACATCAACGTGCTCAGCAAGGATCTCTTCACGCGCTTAGCCAGCGTGGTGCAGGCCCAGCAGGCCGTGGACCTAGCCCAGCTCAACGTCAAGCTATACGACAACGACTACACCCCAGCGGTGAACCTCGAGTCGGCCAAGACCACCTTGCTCAATAACCAGCGCTCGCTGCAGATCGCCCAGCAGAACGCCCTCACCAGCCTGAACAACACTTATCAGGCCGCCCAGAATGCCTACAAGGCCATCGCCATCGCCCAGGCTACGGTGGCTAATGCTCAGAAGGTCGTAGAGCAAAGCCAGGCTGCCCTCAAAGCCGGAACCATCTCGGCACTACAGCTACAAACCGATCAGGTCTCGCTCAAAAGCGCCCAGTACAGCCTAACCCAGGCGCAGAACAGCTACTGGAAAGCCCTGGCGGCTTTCTCGGTAGCAGCAGGCCAGGACTTTACTGGCCTGGTCAAAGCAGCCAG
- a CDS encoding cold-shock protein, giving the protein MNKGTVKWFNAEKGYGFIAQEGGPDVFVHYSAIQTDGFRTLNEGDAVQFEIEPGRNGKGPQAKNVRKA; this is encoded by the coding sequence ATGAACAAAGGCACCGTTAAGTGGTTCAACGCGGAAAAGGGTTACGGCTTCATTGCTCAGGAGGGTGGCCCCGACGTATTCGTTCACTACTCGGCCATTCAGACCGATGGCTTCCGTACCCTCAACGAGGGCGATGCAGTCCAGTTCGAGATCGAGCCGGGCCGCAACGGCAAGGGCCCCCAGGCCAAGAACGTTCGCAAGGCCTAA
- a CDS encoding GNAT family N-acetyltransferase, with protein sequence MQLQSLGYRTDLMFRRFEGEVVEREHYLVVRTPRNPGYRWGNFLIFDRPPQAGDLERWKALFAREIGTPPAYTHFAFGWDGSEPGEVGPFLEAGFRLEQSAVLSARRVVHPPKLNTACAVRPLLSDADWEERVELALAVNAAEPPEKREGEGYRDFVLRKVEEYRRMVAAGLGQWFGAYLEGRLAATLGLFVWEGLGRFQTVETHPAFRRRGLCGTLVYHTARIGLREMGAQTLVMVADPGYVAIQIYKSVGFRVREPMWGLEWHPKEGG encoded by the coding sequence ATGCAGCTGCAATCCCTGGGCTACCGCACCGACCTGATGTTCCGCCGCTTCGAGGGGGAGGTGGTGGAGCGCGAGCACTACCTGGTCGTGCGCACCCCCCGCAACCCCGGCTACCGCTGGGGCAACTTCCTGATCTTCGATCGCCCCCCGCAGGCGGGCGACCTCGAGCGCTGGAAGGCGCTCTTCGCCCGCGAGATCGGGACCCCGCCCGCCTACACCCACTTCGCCTTCGGCTGGGACGGCTCGGAGCCGGGCGAGGTGGGGCCTTTCCTCGAGGCTGGCTTCCGCCTGGAGCAAAGCGCGGTGCTCAGCGCCCGCAGGGTGGTCCATCCCCCCAAGCTCAATACGGCCTGCGCGGTGCGCCCCCTGCTCAGCGACGCCGACTGGGAGGAGCGCGTGGAGCTGGCGCTGGCCGTCAATGCCGCTGAGCCCCCCGAGAAGCGCGAGGGAGAGGGCTACCGCGACTTCGTGCTCCGCAAGGTCGAGGAGTACCGCCGCATGGTCGCAGCCGGGCTGGGGCAGTGGTTCGGGGCCTACCTCGAGGGCCGCCTGGCCGCCACGCTGGGCCTGTTCGTGTGGGAGGGGCTGGGGCGCTTCCAGACCGTCGAGACCCACCCTGCTTTTCGCCGCCGGGGCCTGTGCGGCACCCTGGTCTACCACACCGCCCGCATCGGGCTACGCGAGATGGGCGCCCAAACCCTGGTGATGGTGGCCGACCCCGGCTACGTCGCCATCCAGATCTATAAGTCGGTGGGCTTCCGCGTCAGGGAGCCTATGTGGGGGCTCGAGTGGCACCCAAAGGAGGGTGGGTGA
- a CDS encoding sensor histidine kinase, with amino-acid sequence MKLWDRIEVRLALLMAGVAVATNLIAFGLTAYQGQKEFRHLSPNIRAFLQNPDTAPLPFDLSKEINRQLASADRVIIRALSEGGVQGERVVVLQAMEGGNVLISQEFTLRPAGVGAGFRREGGFMERLQRSLTWATLASVVLGILMAFVFARRLARPLEAISQGANRLAQGELTVRIPAPKGNDEVAQLARNFNAMAESLERLEKERRAMIADIAHELRTPLTVMQGRLEAIQDGVIRLDESEIARLHNQTRLLSRLVEDLRTLSLVDAGRLALERQPLELRELLASAAQSFRTRAEARQVQLELDLPHQPIPLSADPDRLAQVVGNLLTNALDHTPMHGRIAISAGQEDGRVWFSVADTGPGIPEAALPKIFDRFYRVEQSRNRQTGGTGLGLSIVRALVELHGGQVSASNRPEGGALFRVELPVGTRGAEG; translated from the coding sequence ATGAAGTTGTGGGATCGTATCGAGGTGCGGTTGGCGCTGCTGATGGCGGGGGTGGCCGTGGCGACCAACCTCATCGCCTTTGGCCTCACCGCCTATCAGGGGCAGAAGGAGTTTCGCCACCTCTCGCCCAACATCCGAGCCTTTTTGCAGAACCCCGACACAGCGCCTTTACCCTTTGACCTTTCAAAAGAAATCAACCGGCAGCTCGCTAGCGCCGACCGGGTCATCATCCGGGCGCTGAGCGAGGGAGGGGTTCAGGGGGAGCGGGTGGTGGTGCTGCAGGCTATGGAGGGCGGCAACGTGCTCATCAGCCAGGAGTTCACCCTGCGCCCGGCAGGGGTGGGGGCTGGCTTCCGGCGGGAGGGCGGCTTTATGGAGCGCCTGCAGCGAAGCCTGACCTGGGCCACGCTGGCCTCGGTGGTGCTGGGCATCCTGATGGCCTTCGTCTTCGCCCGCCGCTTGGCCCGCCCGCTGGAGGCCATCTCCCAAGGAGCCAACCGCCTGGCTCAGGGTGAACTGACCGTGCGTATCCCCGCGCCCAAGGGCAACGACGAGGTTGCGCAGCTTGCGCGCAACTTCAACGCCATGGCCGAGTCCTTAGAGCGCCTGGAGAAAGAGCGCAGGGCCATGATCGCCGACATCGCCCACGAACTGCGCACCCCCCTCACCGTGATGCAGGGTCGCCTCGAGGCCATCCAGGACGGGGTGATCCGGTTGGATGAGTCCGAGATCGCCCGCCTGCACAATCAGACCCGGCTGCTTTCGCGCCTGGTCGAGGATTTGCGCACGCTCTCGCTGGTCGATGCCGGTCGGTTGGCCCTCGAGCGCCAGCCCCTGGAGCTGCGCGAGTTGTTGGCCTCGGCGGCCCAGAGCTTCCGCACCCGCGCCGAAGCCCGCCAGGTGCAGCTCGAGCTCGACCTTCCCCACCAGCCCATCCCCCTCAGCGCCGACCCCGACCGCCTGGCGCAGGTGGTGGGCAACCTCCTTACCAACGCCCTCGACCACACCCCCATGCACGGGCGCATCGCGATTTCGGCGGGCCAGGAAGATGGACGGGTTTGGTTCAGCGTGGCCGACACCGGCCCCGGCATCCCCGAAGCGGCCTTGCCCAAGATCTTCGACCGCTTCTACCGCGTTGAGCAAAGCCGCAACCGCCAGACTGGGGGCACCGGCCTTGGCCTGTCCATCGTGCGGGCGCTGGTGGAACTGCACGGCGGACAGGTGAGCGCGAGCAACCGCCCCGAAGGGGGCGCGCTGTTCCGGGTGGAGCTGCCGGTGGGGACAAGAGGTGCTGAGGGCTGA
- a CDS encoding GNAT family N-acetyltransferase — protein MKQPMKTLNLTVRPFEERDYAAIAEVFKAAWPDEAYSEARLREHDDHPPEIKWGRFVAELDGRMVGHAEYTQFEGMYHPQKFAAWVTVRPEFRGQGVGKALYARLMEALEPHDPISILSTTREDQAAALAWLQKLGYEEKMRYWESRLDVSAFDFTPWAGRIEAVEAAGFELRSLKELEPDPHHRRRLYDLWLEARLDVPHPDAMSEVPFEEYCKWVFESQYYLPEAHFVAVEGSSGRYVALSTLWKTDGDYLATGLTGTRRAYRRRGLALALKLKGIRFAKEYGAREIRTGNEVGNRPMLAINEALGFVKQPAWIDFVKVFREG, from the coding sequence GTGAAGCAACCAATGAAAACGCTCAACCTGACCGTTCGCCCCTTCGAAGAACGCGACTACGCCGCCATCGCCGAGGTCTTCAAGGCGGCCTGGCCCGACGAGGCCTATTCCGAGGCCCGTTTGCGCGAGCACGACGACCACCCGCCCGAGATCAAGTGGGGGCGTTTCGTGGCCGAGCTCGACGGGCGCATGGTGGGCCACGCCGAATACACCCAGTTCGAAGGGATGTACCACCCCCAGAAGTTCGCGGCCTGGGTCACGGTGCGGCCCGAGTTCCGCGGCCAGGGCGTCGGCAAAGCCCTCTATGCCCGGCTGATGGAGGCCCTCGAGCCCCACGACCCGATTTCCATCCTGAGCACGACCCGCGAGGACCAGGCCGCGGCCCTCGCCTGGCTGCAAAAGCTGGGCTACGAGGAGAAGATGCGCTACTGGGAATCGCGCCTCGACGTATCCGCCTTCGACTTTACACCCTGGGCGGGCCGCATCGAGGCCGTGGAGGCCGCGGGCTTCGAGCTCAGGAGCCTGAAGGAGCTCGAGCCCGATCCCCATCACCGGCGCAGGCTGTACGACCTCTGGCTCGAGGCCCGCCTCGACGTGCCTCACCCCGACGCCATGAGTGAGGTGCCTTTCGAGGAGTACTGCAAGTGGGTCTTCGAGAGCCAATACTACCTGCCTGAGGCCCACTTCGTGGCGGTGGAGGGCTCGAGCGGCCGGTACGTGGCGCTGAGTACGCTGTGGAAGACCGACGGCGACTACCTGGCCACCGGCCTGACCGGGACCCGCCGGGCCTATCGGCGCAGGGGGCTGGCGCTGGCCCTCAAGCTCAAGGGCATCCGCTTCGCCAAGGAGTACGGCGCCCGCGAGATCCGCACCGGCAACGAGGTGGGCAACCGGCCCATGCTCGCCATCAACGAGGCGCTGGGCTTCGTCAAGCAGCCCGCCTGGATCGACTTCGTCAAGGTCTTCCGCGAGGGCTAA